TTGATTAAAAAAGGTATAGCTGGGGTAGGGCAGATTCCAAGATTTATAAATTTTTTACCACTATCGTTTATACCTTGAGTTATTGCCTGAAGTAGAATATCCCCACTAATCCTTGTATCTCTTCCTATTATTATTGGACTTTTATTCTCTAAGCTTGAACCTAAAGCGTATCCCACTTTATAGGCTAGTGGATAGGTTATCTCTTCATTAAATCTTCCTCTTATTCCATCAGTTCCAAAGATTGATTGCATAATTAGATTTCAGGAATCAAAGAAATTTTGTTAATTATTCAGCTTTAGTTTATCAGTTGATTAAAAGCTTAAACTTTTAAATTCTCCTTATTTGTTTAACTTATTTAAAATGTTTAAAGTAAGTAATACCGCACAAGTGCAATCTGAGAGTCAAAAGCCAATTTTAAATACAAATCTAAAAACAATACTTATTTTGATTATATCTATTGTTATTGTTTCATTGCTTTTGTTTAGAAATTTATTTTTTAAATCAACTTATCTTCTAAAGAGTTTTGGAGAATTATCTGTTGACCCTGAAATAGCTTTTACAAATAATAAGCCTACATTTCTTGAATTTTATGCCGAGTGGTGTGAAGTTTGCAAAGAAATGGCTCCACAAGTTTCCGCTTTTAAAGATGAATACGAAAAAGATATTAATTTTGTTTTTTTAAATGTTGATAATCAAAAATGGGGTAATTACATCAAGAAGTTCGCCGTCAACGGGATTCCTCAAGTTAATCTTTTTGATAAAAAGGGTGATTTAATATCTACTTTTATTGGTAAACAAGATGAAATAAAAATAAGAGAATCTATTAATAATTTAGAAAAAGAAGTGAAGCCCTATGAGGAAATTATTAATGCTGAATTTTCAACAATTCAAGAAAATAAAAATAATGAGGTTAATCCTCGTAGTCATGGATAATTTTTACCATTCTAAAGATTTTGATACAATCGGAAAACATTGTTTAAAAATAGACTTGCATTTTTGGGCTATAGACTTGTGTTCTTTTTGAGTACCGTGAGCTGATCTTAAATGAATGTAATGGATCCACGATCTGCATGATCCAGACATATATATTTTTGTTGGAGTTGCTAATGGTAAAACAAATCTCGCACATTCC
This window of the Prochlorococcus marinus XMU1410 genome carries:
- a CDS encoding thioredoxin domain-containing protein, giving the protein MQSESQKPILNTNLKTILILIISIVIVSLLLFRNLFFKSTYLLKSFGELSVDPEIAFTNNKPTFLEFYAEWCEVCKEMAPQVSAFKDEYEKDINFVFLNVDNQKWGNYIKKFAVNGIPQVNLFDKKGDLISTFIGKQDEIKIRESINNLEKEVKPYEEIINAEFSTIQENKNNEVNPRSHG